The Vigna unguiculata cultivar IT97K-499-35 chromosome 6, ASM411807v1, whole genome shotgun sequence genome contains a region encoding:
- the LOC114188359 gene encoding uncharacterized protein LOC114188359 — protein MDGETSCTKHNSDDFDFTNSIFSWSIDDILDENLFKNKVEKIELSFESIDHYLGSFFNPLLEETRAQICSSMEILYKAPYAEVISPINNSVVKRLYKLEIKSWKSRFHHHGESYKASPDDILVLADYKPENVKELKRVGRMWSSVSVDDFSYQEILSELNESQNKAISACLSGLNCNHNSAVKLIWGPPGTGKTKTLATLLFVLLKMNYRVLVCAPTNVAIKELASRVVTLVKEANSKRYGDLFCPMGELLLFGSNERLKIGEDIRDIYWDHRVKQLKECFSSPTGFIPCLESMIYLLKNCALCWLQLEKEERERKTFLEFLRERVRSQALLLKDTSDAERLRSG, from the exons ATGGATGGTGAGACTTCATGTACAAAGCACAACTCTGATGATTTTGATTTCACGAATTCAATATTTTCCTGGTCCATTGACGACATTTTGGACGAAAATTTATTCAAGAACAAG GTAGAGAAGATTGAATTATCATTCGAGTCCATTGATCATTACCTTGGATCTTTTTTCAATCCTTTATTGGAAGAAACTAGAGCACAAATATGCTCAAGTATGGAGATCTTATACAAAGCACCTTATGCGGAAGTAATTAGTCCAATAAACAACTCTGTGGTAAAGAGACTCTATAAGTTGGAAATTAAGAGCTGGAAAAGCAGGTTTCATCATCATGGAGAATCATACAAAGCTTCGCCGGatgatattttagttttggCCGATTACAAACCAGAAAATGTAAAAGAGTTGAAAAGGGTTGGAAGGATGTGGAGTTCTGTATCAGTT GATGATTTTTCATATCAAGAGATACTATCAGAGCTTAATGAATCCCAGAATAAGGCAATTTCTGCATGTCTGTCTGGTCTCAATTGCAATCACAACTCTGCTGTAAAACTCATATGGGGTCCCCCAGGGACTGGAAAGACTAAAACTTTGGCCACACTACTTTTTGTTCTACTGAAGATGAACTACAGAGTCCTCGTATGTGCCCCCACAAATGTTGCCATCAAAGAATTGGCTTCCCGTGTAGTAACCTTAGTGAAAGAGGCAAATAGTAAAAGATATGGGGATTTGTTCTGCCCAATGGGAGAATTACTATTGTTTGGGAGCAATGAGAGGCTAAAAATTGGTGAAGATATTAGAGATATATATTGGGATCATCGTGTGAAACAGCTAAAAGAATGCTTTTCAAGTCCTACTGGCTTTATTCCTTGTCTTGAATCAATGATTTATCTTCTTAAAAATTGTGCTTTATGTTGGCTTCAGTTGGAAAAAGAGGAGAGGGAGCGCAAAACATTTCTTGAGTTTCTGAGAGAAAGGGTTCGTTCACAAGCGTTGCTGCTTAAAGATACAAGTGATGCTGAAAGATTACGTTCTGGGTGA